A part of Augochlora pura isolate Apur16 chromosome 1, APUR_v2.2.1, whole genome shotgun sequence genomic DNA contains:
- the LOC144470620 gene encoding histone-lysine N-methyltransferase SETMAR-like gives MFGGFLVNFVLNDLLVFRSVTANYAQFWFCRFRLGVFDVKDAPRTGRPVVENIDKITEIIEVDRHVSSRSVAQELKIDHKTVLNHLHKAGFKKLEVWMPHRRTQKTMMLAIDQKRPRENWPRGRGVVFHQDNARPHTSIVSRQKIQELGWDVLMHPPYSPDLAPND, from the exons atgtttggTGGCTTTTTGGTGAATTTTGTTCTTAATGATCTTTTGGTATTCCGATCTGTAACAGCCAATTACGCGCAATTTTGGTTTTGTCGATTCCGTTTAGGTGTTTTTGATGTTAAAGATGCGCCTCGTACAGGTAGGCCTGtcgtagaaaatattgacaaaatcacagaaataatcgaagttgaCCGGCATGTTAGCAGTCGTAGCGTCGCCCAGGAGCTAAAGATCGACCATAAAacggttttaaaccatttgcacAAAGCTGGATTTAAAAAGCTCGAAGTTTGGATGCCACATCGACGAACACAAAAAACCATGAtg CTAGCGATTGACCAGAAACGACCAAGAGAGAATTGGCCAAGAGGGAGAGGTGTTGTGTTCCATCAGGACAACGCCAGACCACACACGTCTATAGTGAgtcgtcagaaaattcaggagcttGGCTGGGACGTTTTGATGCATCCACCATATAGTCCGGACCTGGCACCAAACGATTAA